In Pelecanus crispus isolate bPelCri1 chromosome Z, bPelCri1.pri, whole genome shotgun sequence, the following are encoded in one genomic region:
- the ACAA2 gene encoding 3-ketoacyl-CoA thiolase, mitochondrial, with protein MALLRGVFIVAAKRTPFGTYGGLLKDFTATDLTEHAARAALAAGKVSPESIDSVIVGNVMQSSADAIYIARHVGLRVGVPVPVPALTVNRLCGSGFQSIASGCQEICLNDSEVVLCGGAESMSQAPYAVRNIRFGTRLGAELKLEDTLWEGLTDTHVKTPMAVTAENLAAKYNITREDCDRYAFKTQQRCKAANDAGYFNAEMAPIEVKTKKGKESMQKDEHPKPQTTLEQLAKLPTVFKKDGTVTAGNASGVCDGAGVVIIASESALKKHSLTPLARVVAYHSAGCDPSIMGIGPVPAITEVLKKTGLTLKDMDLVEVNEAFAPQYLAVEKVLGLDPEKTNVNGGAIAIGHPLGASGSRITAHLVHELRRRGGKYAVGSACIGGGQGIALIIENTA; from the exons GTGTATTCATTGTTGCGGCGAAGCGAACTCCTTTCGGGACCTACGGAGGTTTGCTGAAGGACTTCACAGCCACCGATCTGACAGAACACGCTGCTCGAGCTGCGCTGGCTGCTGGCAAGGTCTCTCCTGAGAGCATTGACAGCGTCATTGTGGGCAATGTCATGCAG AGCTCCGCAGATGCGATTTATATTGCAAGACATGTTGGTTTACGTGTGGGAGTTCCTGTCCCAGTTCCAGCCCTCACTGTCAACAGACTTTGCGGCTCTGGTTTCCAGTCCATTGCCAGTGGATGTCAG GAAATTTGCCTTAATGACTCAGAAGTTGTTCTGTGTGGTGGAGCTGAAAGTATGAGCCAGGCTCCTTACGCAGTTCGAAACATTCGATTTGGAACCAGATTAGGAGCAGAACTCAAG TTGGAAGACACATTGTGGGAAGGTCTAACAGATACGCATGTTAAAACACCTATGGCAGTTACTGCTGAAAATCTGGCTGCAAAATACAACATCACGCGAGAGGACTGTGACCGATACGCATTCAAAACGCAACAGAGATGCAAAGCGG CTAATGATGCTGGTTACTTTAATGCTGAGATGGCACCAATTGAAGTTAAAAcgaaaaaggggaaagaaagtaTGCAAAAGGACGAGCACCCAAAACCCCAGACCACTCTGGAACAATTGGCAAAACTCCCGACTGTCTTTAAAAAGGATGGCACGGTGACTGCTGGGAATGCTTCA GGGGTGTGTGATGGAGCTGGTGTGGTCATCATTGCCAGCGAATCAGCACTTAAAAAGCACAGTCTTACTCCTCTGGCAAGAGTAGTAGCCTATCACTCAGCTGGCTGTGACCCTTCCATAATGGGCATTG GCCCTGTACCTGCAATTACTGAGgttctgaagaaaacaggattGACCCTGAAGGACATGGATTTGGTAGAG GTGAATGAGGCATTTGCACCTCAGTATCTAGCTGTCGAAAAAGTTTTGGGCCTTGACCCTGAAAAAACCAATGTCAACGGAGGTGCCATCGCTATAGGTCATCCTTTGGGTGCTTCAGGATCACGGATCACAGCTCATCTGGTTCATGAGCTAAG GCGTCGTGGTGGGAAATACGCAGTTGGGTCAGCTTGCATTGGCGGTGGACAAGGTATTGCTCTTATCATTGAGAACACAGCCTGA